The window AACAATGCAAACAAACTTGCATGAACTCTATTCCAGTTAATACCTACAGGCTTACCTTGTGCTTCCCTACTTAATTCATAAACTCTAATGGCTTTACCCACAATCGCAATGAATAAGCAGATAGCAAGGAAAACCAGAATATAAAATATTACAGATTTATAAACCTCGCCCATGTCCACTTTCGTTGCCGCGGCAGCTCCTGCTGCTGCATCTTGCGCAAATGCGCTAGTGCTTGCAAAAACAGTAAGTAATACTGCTAAAGCTGCGGTCGTTTTATTCGTTATAAACTTTCTTAAACTCATTTTCTTAAAAGTAGTACGCCGTACTTCTATTGTAATAAAAATTAAATATTTGCTATTTTAATATCACCTACTAAAGTTGGTGATGCAAACTTTCTTGTAATAAAGGGTGATTTTTCGCAATTAACGGCTTTTTACTCAATGATGTTAAAACCGTAAAGGTAAACAATCCTACAAAACCTATTGCTGTACCAATCTCAATTATTCCAAATCCATTATGGCCATCTTCTACAGCTCCTGGCATAATCATTTGATAATAATCTACCCAATGACCAAGCAATACAATTATGCAAACGAATAACAATTTTGTATCTGTTCTCTTGTTGTCCCTATCCATTAATAATAAAACTGGCGCTAAGAAATTCATTGCAAGGTTTAAGAAAAACCAAAACTTATAATATTCAAAACGTTTGTAGAAATAAACCGTTTCCTCCGGCATGTTTGCATAATAAATTAATAAAAACTGTGCGAACCATACGTAAGTCCAGAAGATAGAGAAGCCAAAAATAAATTGACCAAGGTTATGTAAGTGGCTATTATTTACCCATTGCATATAACCAGCTCTTCTTAAAAGAATAATGATAATCGCAATAGTAGCTAAGCTACTTACCCACATTGCTGCAAAATTATACCATCCGAACATCGTTGAAAACCAATGTGCTTCTAAAGACATGATGGTATCAAAAGCGAAAATTGGAGTTGTAAATCCGTAAATTACTAAGAAGATACAAGCATTTTTAAAACTTTTTCTGTATGAATCCAAACCACCAGCTAAATCTTCATTATATGAATACTTAACGAAGATGATAGAGAAAATACTATAAATTCCTAAAAACACAACCTGACGACCTAAGAAGAAAGGAATGTTTAAGAAAACAGATTTCCCAGCAATTAATGCATCATAATGTACTGAACCTTTTTCTGCTAAACCATGAGTAGCCCAATGTTTATATAGATAAGGTACACTTAGGCTTTCACCGTTTTCTAAAATGTTGTGTTGGATAAACAAGCCGGCACACATAATAGCAACAAGTATTGCAGCGGCTATTGGCAATGTTTTCGCCATTGCTTGTGGTACACGTAGAATTGATGCTGACCATCCTGCCTGCGCTACAAATTGTATAGCAAGAAAGAACGTGCCAGACATACATACGCAAGCAAAGTAATATCCCATAAGCAACAAGTTTGCAAAAGTGCGCTCTTGATAGCCACTTAGAAATCCGAAAGCTATTGCTGCGATACCTAAAACGATAGCAACTAAACTTAAGGTTTTTGCTTTACCTGTAAACTCAAATTGTTCACTAAAATTAATATTGTGAGTTTCCATTTATATTTTACTTTACTGATTGTCCTTTTTGTAATTGTTGAACATACTCCACTACTTTCCAACGATCTGTTGGTAAAATTTGTGAAGCATATGAACCCATATTATTAACACCATATTTTATGGTATGATAGATTTTTCCTGTAGATAAATCTTTCATTGCACCACCTCTTGATGAACTACCTTCATAATAAGAAGGTACACCGTTAATTTTTTCTAACTTAACTAAATGTCCTTGGCCATCACCTTTATCACCGTGGCAAGGGCTACAAAAAACAGTATATAAATGTTTACCTGTAGCTAAGTTTAAGGTATCAACGGGTAAAGGATTAACTGTACTTAAACCGGCAGCTTCATATCCTTCTTTTGTATTCGGATATTCATCATACTCAGTAAAACCTATTGGTTTAGTATGAGCAGGTGGTATTTGAGCTGTTTTACCATCTTTAAAATTTTTATTCGGTTGATCCGGATTGTAAGCAATCGGATCATACATGTTTCTGGCATATTCTAAACCAGTACTGCGTTTATCTTTACAAGCCGAGAACATCGCTAAAAAAGAAATAGCTAAAAACGCGGTGTAAACAAATTTATTATTACTCATAGCTAATGTACTTCCTTTCATTATACTTTACTTCTAAAGCACCTGCTTCTTTTAATAATCCATCAATTACAGTATGCTCAGCGTTTTCTTTTGCATCAACTGCAATAACAAAACGATCATCAGTTGCTCGTAGGTCCATCACTCGTGGCGATCTTCCTGGAAACAAATGTGTGGATGCATAATAAGTTAAAACCATTCCAAATGCACAGAATAACACAGTTAATTCAAACATTATTGGAATAAAATCCGGTAATGCGAACGATGGTTTACCACCAATATTTACTCTCCAATCAATTACTGCACAGAAATAGATTAAGGCAAATGCTGCACATGTTCCTGTTATACCAAAGCAAAAAGCTGCGATATCAATTCTTGATCTTTTAATGCCTAATTTGGCTTCTATTCCGTGGATCGGCATTGGGGTATAAACATCATGTATAGTAATGTTATTTGCCTGAAGTTTATCGATGCCATGCATCATCTCATCAGGGTCGCCAAAGCTGCCTAAAATATATTTGATATTACTCATTGTTATACTTTTGCGTATTCTTCTTGTTTAACACTATCGAACTTATCTAAAGATTCTACGTATTCTGTTACGTATTCTTTATTTTCATGTCCACCTTTTATCTGTAATTTTTTAGCTTGCTCACTAGAAGTTTTTAATAATAATTTAACCTCAGCAATTGCAATAGATGGTAATACCCTTAAGAACAATAAGAATAAAGTAAAGAATAAACCAATCGAACCAATAAAGATACTTACATCAACCCATGTTGGATAAAACATTGCCCAACTTGAAGGAATATAATCACGGTGTAATGAAGTAACAATAATTACGAAACGTTCGAACCACATACCAATATTTACTACGATTGATAAAATCCATGTAGCACGAATGCTTAAACGAATTTTCTTAAACCAAAGTAGTTGTGGCGAGATTACATTACAAGTCATCATCATCCAATATGCCCACCAGTATGGTCCAGTTGACCTGTTGATAAATGCATATTGTTCATATTCTGAACCTGAATACCAAGCAATAAAAAACTCTGTTAAATAGGCTACACCTACTATTGATCCTGTTAAAATGATGATTTTATTCATCGATTCAATATGGAACATCGTGATGTAGTTTTCAAGACCCAGTACTTTACGTGCAACCAATAATAAGGTTAACACCATTGCGAAGCCTGAGAAAATCGCTCCAGCAACAAAGTAAGGAGGGAAAATTGTAGTATGCCATCCTGGGATTACTGATGTTGCAAAGTCCATTGATACAATAGTGTGTACCGAAAGTACTAATGGCGTTGAAATACCTGCAAGAATTAAGGATACAGCCTCAAAACGTTGCCAAGTTTTAACACTTCCACTCCACCCGAAAGAGAAGATAGAATAGATTTTTTTACGTGTTCCCGTTGCACGATCACGGATTGTTGCAATATCTGGTAATAAACCTGTGTACCAAAATAATAATGATACAGAGAAGTAAGTTGAGATTGCAAACATATCCCAAACCAGTGGTGAGTTAAAGTTAACCCAAAGTGATCCAAACTGATTTGGCAATGGTAAAACCCAATAAGCTAACCAAGGGCGACCCATGTGTGATACAACATAAGTTGCAGCACAAATAACCGCAAAAATAGTCATCGCCTCTGCGGAACGGTTAATAGAGTTACGCCAGTTTTGACGGAAAAGTAATAGTACTGCTGAAATAAGCGTTCCAGCGTGACCAATACCAACCCACCATACGAAACCGGTGATATCCCATGCCCATCCAACTGTTTTATTTAAACCCCATTCACCAATACCATTCCAAAAGGTGTAACTCACGGCTACAACCCAAAGTAAGGCACCTAATGAGGCAAAGATGAAACCAATCCACCAAGCTTTATTTGGCTTATTTTCTACCGGGCCTAAAATATCATCCGTAATTTTTGCATACGTAATGTTATCTCCGGTAATTAATGGTTCTCTAAGTATTGATTCGTTATGTCCTGACATAATTTGTATTTTCTTTATACTAAAGCTTACGCTTGTACTGTTGTATCTGTATTTCTAATTTTTGTCATATATCCGATACCTGGTTTCACGTTGATTTCTTCTAATACGTAGTAGATACGCTCAGAACGCAATGCTTTAGAAACTTCAGAATTTGGATCGTTTGAATCACCAAACACAATTGCATTTGCTGAACAAGCTTCCTGACAAGCCATTTTAATATCGCCATCTTTTAACGGACGTCTTTCTATTTTAGCTTGTAATTTACCTGCCTGAATACGTTGAATACACATTGAGCATTTTTCCATTACCCCACGAGAACGTGTAGTAACATCAGGATTTAATACCAATTGAGTAAATTCGTTGTTCAAATAGTTATCGAAACGAGAATCATTCCAGTAGTTAAACCAGTTGAAACGACGTACTTTATACGGACAGTTATTTGCACAGTAACGTGTACCAACGCAACGGTTATAAGCCATATGGTTTAAACCATCACTTGAGTGAACAGTAGCCAATACCGGACAAACTGTTTCGCAAGGTGCGTGATCACAATGCTGACACAACATCGGTTGGTGAACAACAGAAACATGATCCAAATCTTCTAGCTTAGAAATCTCTTTCTCTCTAGTAACTTCTTCACCGTTACTTTCGTAGCTATAATAACGATCGATACGGATCCAATGCATTTCACGACGACGGCGAACCTCATCACGGCCTACAACAGGAATATTGTTTTCAACATTACAAGCAACAACACAAGATCCACAACCTGTACAAGCATTCAAATCGATTGCCATAACCCAGTTATTTCCTGGTTTTTCGTATTGATCCCAAAGGTCATAGTTTTTATGCCCTTCTTCGCCTTTACCAGTTCCTGCTGATGAATCTTTTAAATATTCCTTAAATGTAGCTTCGCGAATTACATTACGACCTTCAAAAGAGTGGTGCGTTTGTGTTTGCGCTAATTCATAATGACCGCCAGTTGGAGTAATCGTTACAGATGTAGCATATTGCATAGTTCCATTTACAAAAGAAACTAAAGGAAAAGCATTTTTACCAACATCATTACCAGCTTTACCAACTTTGGTACGACCATAACCTAACGCAATAGAAGCAGTTCCTTGTGCTTGTCCTGGTTGAATAAGAACTGGAAGATCTATTGAATATCCATTATTACCTTTAACCGTAACAACATCAAATTCTTTAATATTTAATTTTTCGGCATATTTTGGAGCGATGGCTACAAAGTTATCCCATGTTACTTTAGAAACTGGATCAGGTAATTCTTGTAGAAATGCATTGTTTGCACTTTTACCATCACGCATTGCGATATTTTCGTAAACCTGTAATTCTACATCTTTAGCTAAAGATTTACTACTATTTAAAATAGAAGTAGCAACAGCTGCTAATGATAAGCTAAAAGCATATGTACCTGCAGGTTTTGCAGCAACAGAAATAGAACCTTTATCTAAAACATCAGTCCATTTAATACCAAGTGCCGGTAACATTTGAGTTTCCCAATTGCTACGTACAAATTGATAGTAATCTTTAACCGGAGCATCAGCCCAAACCAATAAGCTTTCTTCTGCTTGACGACTGTTGAAAACAGGATTGATTGTTGGTTGTACAATTGAGTAATAACCTTGATAAGCGTTTTCATCACCCCATGACTCTAAATAGTTATGGTTAATCGCGATAGCATCACAAAGTGAAGCCGTTTCATCAGCTCTATCTGAGAACGAAATTTTAGCAGGAACCTTCGCCAAAGCTGCTGTAAATTTTGCATGATCAACATAATCATAAGCTGGGTTACTGTTTAAAAACATAACAGCACCAACTTCTCCACGACTCATTTCAGCAACTAAACCGTTAAATTCGGCATCATTACCAGCGTATAAGAAACAAGGATTATCTAAATCGATTGTTGTGCCATAACTTCCGATAGCGGAGTTAATTGCATTTACTAATATTTGAGTAGAAACATCATTAGAACCACAAATTACAAGGCCTTTACCTTTTGCTTGTGTTAATTCTTTTGCTACTAATTTGATTACTTTATCAGCAGTTGTATTATTACCTAATGTTCCACCTGGCAAAGATTGACCAGTTATCGCATTATATAAAGCAATTAATGCTGGCCCTTGCTCAGATAATTTTACAGGAACACGAGTATCTGCATTAGAACCTGTTAAGCTCATTCCACTTTCAAACTGAATGTGGCGGCTCATCTTTTTGTTCTCTAATGATTTGTAATCACGATTTGCACTGTATTGAGCAGTAAATTCTTCACCACTAATCCAAGTACCTAAGAAATCCGCTGCAAAACTTACGATTAGATCGGCTTTATCAAAATTGTATTTTGGTAAAACTGCTTTACCAAAGCTATTCTGATTTGCTTGGATAATACCTGTATAAGATACCGCATCATACTGAACCAATTTAGCTGCAGGATATTTCGTAATAAATTGTGCTAAAACAGCATTTGTAGATGGACTATTAACTGTAGATGCTACAATGCGAATTTTTTTACCTGATGCTTGAGCTTTATTTAACTCAGCTTTTACGAAGGCATCAATTTTAGACCATGATGCTTCTTCGGTATTACCACCTTTTACAAAAACTGGTGCTTTTAATTTAGATACATCATATAAATCTAATACCGAAGCTTGCGCTCTAGCATCCGTTCCACGGAAAAACTGACCAGCATTTGGATTTGGTTCTATTTTAATCGGGCGACCTTCTCTCGTTTTAACCAAGATACTTTGTCCGTTAAAACTAGAGGTATAAAAGTTTGGAATTCCTGGAGTTACTTCTTCAGGTTTTACCAAATAAGGAATTGAATGTTTTATAGGAGTGCTTTGGCATGCTGCTAAAGTTACAGCACCTAAACCAAAACCTAACGCCTTTAAAAAGTCGCGGCGTGGGGTAACGGTACTTAACCCTGCTTCATTTAAAACATCTTCTATTGGAAGTGGCTCGGCGAATTCGTTTTTGCTATTTTTAACAAAATCGGGTGTATTGTTATACTCCTCTAAGCCTTTCCAGTATTTTTTGTTGCTTTCCATTTAAGCTATATTACTGTTTATCGAACGTTCTTTACTAAACTCTTATCTAATTAATAGTGGCATTTACCACACTCTAAACCACCCAATAACGCTGGTGTAATTTTCTCGCCTTTTTTAATCTTCTCATGTGCCGCAATTACGTTGGCATAGAAAGCATTATTTTTCTGACCAGAAATATCAGTTTCCTTATGGCAGTTGATACACCATTTCATGGTTAATGGAGAGTATTGGTAAATCTCTTCCATGGTATTAACTGGACCATGACAAGCAAAACACACTGGCTCATTTGGCTGCAATCCTTTTGCTTTACGAATGGCATCTTCTGCAACAACTACGTGTTGAGAGTGATTGAAGTAAGCAAAATCTGGAAGGTTGTGTACACGAACCCATTCCATTGGTTTTGATTTACTTTCATCATATTTCATCGTTTCAGGATCGTAACCTAAAGCATTGTAGATTTTTTTGATCTCAGGAGAAATCTCACCATCATACTTATCTCTAGCCTGTACTGCCTTGTGGCAATTCATACATACATTTAAAGATGGAATAGTAGCGTTTTTAGATTTAAATGCTCCATTATGGCAATACTGACAATCGATTTGATTGATACCAGCATGCAATTCATGTGAGAACTTAATTGGTTGAACCGGTTGATAACCAGTATGAACACCAGTATTCCACATACCCATCCATCCCCAAGAACCTAATGCGATAATCAAACACAAGATAAAGAACATCACAAACTTCTTGTTTTTGAACATCTTGCGAACACCTACCTTTAAAGGTACATCTTCTTCAATCTCTACACCTTGTTTTTGAAGGATTAAACGCTCTAGCAATTTACTAGCACGACCTAATATCACTAAAACTACTAATGCAACTAATACAATTGCAATAATACCTGCGATTGATAAACCTGATGTGGTATCATTCTTAGCTGAAGTTTCAGCACCTTCGGCACCTGGAGCACCAGCAGCTGGTTTTGGCTCACCTTCTTTGATGTATTGTAAAATGTCTTTAACTTTTGTCTCATCCAATTCTGGAAAAGTTGTCATCGCCACTTTTCCATTATCATTGAAAAGTTTAACCGCTTCTGGATTGCCAGATGCAATCATAGCCGCATTATTCGGAATCCACTTCAGCAGGAATGCCTCTGAATGACGATCACTTACACCTGTAAGGGCCGGACCAATCATTTTTGCATCTAACGCATGACATGAAGCACACTTAGCTTTGAAAAGCGTTCTTCCTTCTTTAGCATCCTGCGCACTAACGGTAGAAACCGCAATTACGGAAATTGCTGAAATCATGAATAACGACTTCCAAACACTTTTTAAAATCATCGAGATATCTCTCATAATGAACACTTTATACTTATTTAATTTACTTTTGTTGTGAAATTGATGCCTGAGTCATAATAACTCCATCAGAACTTCAACAAAAGTATAACTTATTAATAAATCCCATGACAAAATAGTGACCGCAAATACAATTTATAATCATTCTAAACAAATTGCCATTCAAGCACCTCAGGCAACAAAAATGGCCATTTAGATTAAATTCTAAATGGCCATGCAAACTTTTTCAAATACTTTCAGATTTTTAGTTTGGAAATATCTTTGGAAATCGTATTACTTATTTTACGTACAAAATCTTTACTGTTTCAATATCCAGGCAAACATTAAAGGCGCTACAATCGTTGCATCACTTTCAACAATAAACTTTGGTGTATGTATATCTAATTTGCCCCAAGTGATCTTTTCGTTTGGAACAGCACCAGAGTAAGAACCGTAAGATGTTGTAGAATCAGAGATCTGACAGAAATAACTCCAAAAAGGA is drawn from Pedobacter mucosus and contains these coding sequences:
- a CDS encoding quinol:cytochrome C oxidoreductase produces the protein METHNINFSEQFEFTGKAKTLSLVAIVLGIAAIAFGFLSGYQERTFANLLLMGYYFACVCMSGTFFLAIQFVAQAGWSASILRVPQAMAKTLPIAAAILVAIMCAGLFIQHNILENGESLSVPYLYKHWATHGLAEKGSVHYDALIAGKSVFLNIPFFLGRQVVFLGIYSIFSIIFVKYSYNEDLAGGLDSYRKSFKNACIFLVIYGFTTPIFAFDTIMSLEAHWFSTMFGWYNFAAMWVSSLATIAIIIILLRRAGYMQWVNNSHLHNLGQFIFGFSIFWTYVWFAQFLLIYYANMPEETVYFYKRFEYYKFWFFLNLAMNFLAPVLLLMDRDNKRTDTKLLFVCIIVLLGHWVDYYQMIMPGAVEDGHNGFGIIEIGTAIGFVGLFTFTVLTSLSKKPLIAKNHPLLQESLHHQL
- a CDS encoding c-type cytochrome, translating into MKGSTLAMSNNKFVYTAFLAISFLAMFSACKDKRSTGLEYARNMYDPIAYNPDQPNKNFKDGKTAQIPPAHTKPIGFTEYDEYPNTKEGYEAAGLSTVNPLPVDTLNLATGKHLYTVFCSPCHGDKGDGQGHLVKLEKINGVPSYYEGSSSRGGAMKDLSTGKIYHTIKYGVNNMGSYASQILPTDRWKVVEYVQQLQKGQSVK
- a CDS encoding DUF3341 domain-containing protein, producing MSNIKYILGSFGDPDEMMHGIDKLQANNITIHDVYTPMPIHGIEAKLGIKRSRIDIAAFCFGITGTCAAFALIYFCAVIDWRVNIGGKPSFALPDFIPIMFELTVLFCAFGMVLTYYASTHLFPGRSPRVMDLRATDDRFVIAVDAKENAEHTVIDGLLKEAGALEVKYNERKYISYE
- the nrfD gene encoding NrfD/PsrC family molybdoenzyme membrane anchor subunit, which translates into the protein MSGHNESILREPLITGDNITYAKITDDILGPVENKPNKAWWIGFIFASLGALLWVVAVSYTFWNGIGEWGLNKTVGWAWDITGFVWWVGIGHAGTLISAVLLLFRQNWRNSINRSAEAMTIFAVICAATYVVSHMGRPWLAYWVLPLPNQFGSLWVNFNSPLVWDMFAISTYFSVSLLFWYTGLLPDIATIRDRATGTRKKIYSIFSFGWSGSVKTWQRFEAVSLILAGISTPLVLSVHTIVSMDFATSVIPGWHTTIFPPYFVAGAIFSGFAMVLTLLLVARKVLGLENYITMFHIESMNKIIILTGSIVGVAYLTEFFIAWYSGSEYEQYAFINRSTGPYWWAYWMMMTCNVISPQLLWFKKIRLSIRATWILSIVVNIGMWFERFVIIVTSLHRDYIPSSWAMFYPTWVDVSIFIGSIGLFFTLFLLFLRVLPSIAIAEVKLLLKTSSEQAKKLQIKGGHENKEYVTEYVESLDKFDSVKQEEYAKV
- a CDS encoding TAT-variant-translocated molybdopterin oxidoreductase; its protein translation is MESNKKYWKGLEEYNNTPDFVKNSKNEFAEPLPIEDVLNEAGLSTVTPRRDFLKALGFGLGAVTLAACQSTPIKHSIPYLVKPEEVTPGIPNFYTSSFNGQSILVKTREGRPIKIEPNPNAGQFFRGTDARAQASVLDLYDVSKLKAPVFVKGGNTEEASWSKIDAFVKAELNKAQASGKKIRIVASTVNSPSTNAVLAQFITKYPAAKLVQYDAVSYTGIIQANQNSFGKAVLPKYNFDKADLIVSFAADFLGTWISGEEFTAQYSANRDYKSLENKKMSRHIQFESGMSLTGSNADTRVPVKLSEQGPALIALYNAITGQSLPGGTLGNNTTADKVIKLVAKELTQAKGKGLVICGSNDVSTQILVNAINSAIGSYGTTIDLDNPCFLYAGNDAEFNGLVAEMSRGEVGAVMFLNSNPAYDYVDHAKFTAALAKVPAKISFSDRADETASLCDAIAINHNYLESWGDENAYQGYYSIVQPTINPVFNSRQAEESLLVWADAPVKDYYQFVRSNWETQMLPALGIKWTDVLDKGSISVAAKPAGTYAFSLSLAAVATSILNSSKSLAKDVELQVYENIAMRDGKSANNAFLQELPDPVSKVTWDNFVAIAPKYAEKLNIKEFDVVTVKGNNGYSIDLPVLIQPGQAQGTASIALGYGRTKVGKAGNDVGKNAFPLVSFVNGTMQYATSVTITPTGGHYELAQTQTHHSFEGRNVIREATFKEYLKDSSAGTGKGEEGHKNYDLWDQYEKPGNNWVMAIDLNACTGCGSCVVACNVENNIPVVGRDEVRRRREMHWIRIDRYYSYESNGEEVTREKEISKLEDLDHVSVVHQPMLCQHCDHAPCETVCPVLATVHSSDGLNHMAYNRCVGTRYCANNCPYKVRRFNWFNYWNDSRFDNYLNNEFTQLVLNPDVTTRSRGVMEKCSMCIQRIQAGKLQAKIERRPLKDGDIKMACQEACSANAIVFGDSNDPNSEVSKALRSERIYYVLEEINVKPGIGYMTKIRNTDTTVQA
- a CDS encoding c-type cytochrome, which gives rise to MRDISMILKSVWKSLFMISAISVIAVSTVSAQDAKEGRTLFKAKCASCHALDAKMIGPALTGVSDRHSEAFLLKWIPNNAAMIASGNPEAVKLFNDNGKVAMTTFPELDETKVKDILQYIKEGEPKPAAGAPGAEGAETSAKNDTTSGLSIAGIIAIVLVALVVLVILGRASKLLERLILQKQGVEIEEDVPLKVGVRKMFKNKKFVMFFILCLIIALGSWGWMGMWNTGVHTGYQPVQPIKFSHELHAGINQIDCQYCHNGAFKSKNATIPSLNVCMNCHKAVQARDKYDGEISPEIKKIYNALGYDPETMKYDESKSKPMEWVRVHNLPDFAYFNHSQHVVVAEDAIRKAKGLQPNEPVCFACHGPVNTMEEIYQYSPLTMKWCINCHKETDISGQKNNAFYANVIAAHEKIKKGEKITPALLGGLECGKCHY